In the genome of Photobacterium sp. TLY01, one region contains:
- the rlmM gene encoding 23S rRNA (cytidine(2498)-2'-O)-methyltransferase RlmM: MNQVLLYCRQGFENECAGEVQDKANKLELFGFPRAKKNTGYVLFEFYQAGDADKFVQLQPFSELIFARQMLVVTARLEDLPTDDRISPILAEADALPRCGDLRVETPDTNEAKELLKFCRKFTVPLRQAFRKQGALYAKDNPKKPVLHLCFTEPGCCFIGYSYTNNNSPFFMGIPRLKFPADAPSRSTLKLEEAFHVFIPREEWDERLASGMWGVDLGACPGGWTYQLVKRSMFVHAIDNGQMAQSLMDTGQVKHHMVDGFKFEPPRKNVTWLVCDMVEKPARVAHLMGQWLIKGWAKETIFNLKLPMKGRYEEVLQDIENLKVFLIQNGLKFRLQAKHLYHDREEITVHIQSLDNRSPH; the protein is encoded by the coding sequence GTGAATCAGGTTCTGTTGTACTGCCGTCAGGGATTTGAAAACGAATGTGCCGGAGAGGTGCAGGATAAAGCCAATAAACTCGAATTGTTTGGCTTTCCGCGTGCGAAGAAAAATACCGGTTATGTATTGTTTGAATTTTATCAGGCAGGGGATGCGGATAAGTTCGTACAATTACAACCGTTTTCTGAGCTGATTTTTGCCCGTCAGATGCTGGTCGTGACAGCACGTCTGGAAGATTTACCCACAGATGATCGGATCAGCCCTATTCTGGCTGAGGCGGACGCCTTGCCGCGTTGTGGCGATCTGCGGGTAGAAACCCCGGACACCAACGAAGCCAAAGAACTGCTGAAGTTCTGCCGCAAGTTTACTGTGCCATTGCGTCAGGCATTTCGTAAGCAAGGGGCTTTGTACGCGAAAGATAACCCGAAAAAGCCGGTGTTGCACTTGTGCTTTACTGAGCCAGGCTGTTGTTTTATCGGCTATTCCTACACCAATAACAACTCGCCGTTTTTCATGGGGATCCCACGGCTGAAATTCCCGGCGGATGCACCTAGCCGTTCTACCCTCAAGCTGGAAGAGGCATTTCATGTCTTTATTCCGCGTGAAGAGTGGGATGAGCGACTGGCCTCAGGGATGTGGGGCGTGGATCTCGGGGCGTGCCCGGGTGGCTGGACCTATCAGCTGGTCAAGCGCTCCATGTTTGTCCATGCGATCGATAACGGACAGATGGCCCAGAGTCTGATGGATACGGGGCAGGTGAAGCATCATATGGTGGATGGCTTTAAGTTTGAGCCACCACGTAAGAATGTGACCTGGCTGGTGTGTGACATGGTTGAAAAACCAGCCCGTGTTGCGCACTTGATGGGACAGTGGCTGATTAAGGGCTGGGCCAAAGAAACCATCTTTAACCTGAAACTGCCCATGAAAGGTCGTTATGAGGAAGTGTTGCAGGATATTGAAAACCTGAAAGTATTTCTGATTCAGAATGGCTTGAAATTCCGCCTGCAGGCCAAGCATTTGTATCATGACCGTGAAGAAATCACTGTTCATATCCAGAGCCTGGATAACCGTAGTCCTCACTAG
- a CDS encoding alpha/beta fold hydrolase, with protein sequence MVDYLIDMPENGQFTATFLFAHGAGAGMDHAFMTAIAQGLVAEGIRVVRFDFPYMVKRREDGKKRPPDRQPKLLTDFQRHIEHFSQDGPLVIGGKSMGGRMASLIVTEAAESAPDVRNCQDKVCGIACLGFPFHPPGKPENFRGDHLKTIAVPTLILQGERDTFGTRPEVEGWSYADTVTLSFLPDGDHSFKPRKASGFSEAGNLAQAVAVLARFIHQCVSN encoded by the coding sequence TTGGTGGATTATTTAATCGACATGCCAGAAAACGGCCAGTTTACTGCGACCTTTCTGTTTGCCCACGGCGCTGGCGCCGGGATGGATCATGCGTTTATGACGGCGATTGCCCAAGGCTTGGTTGCTGAAGGGATTCGCGTGGTACGTTTCGATTTTCCCTATATGGTGAAACGGCGGGAAGACGGTAAAAAGCGCCCACCGGACCGGCAGCCAAAGCTGCTGACGGACTTTCAGCGTCATATTGAGCATTTCAGTCAGGATGGGCCGCTGGTGATCGGCGGCAAATCAATGGGCGGTCGCATGGCCAGCCTGATCGTCACAGAGGCGGCCGAATCGGCACCGGATGTGCGCAACTGTCAGGACAAGGTCTGCGGCATTGCCTGTCTGGGGTTCCCGTTCCATCCGCCGGGTAAACCGGAGAATTTTCGCGGCGATCACCTGAAAACGATCGCTGTCCCGACCCTGATCCTGCAAGGCGAACGCGATACCTTTGGCACCCGTCCTGAGGTGGAAGGGTGGTCTTATGCCGACACAGTGACGCTGTCTTTTCTGCCGGACGGTGACCACAGCTTCAAACCACGCAAAGCCTCGGGTTTCAGTGAAGCCGGTAATCTGGCGCAGGCTGTCGCTGTGCTGGCCCGCTTTATTCACCAGTGCGTATCAAACTAA
- a CDS encoding alpha/beta hydrolase: MKRMLFFISKLSIILTALIASQSLWAKKIDHVVLVHGAFVDASSWNSVMSILLDKGYQVTAVQNPLTSLKDDVEAIRRVLDRQTADTILVGYSWAGVPVTEVGNHDKVKGLVYVAAMAPDKGESIHTLQQIKAEQATMPGLQSVIDDGYGNYLIDPAGYHFALAHDADPAKTRLMAASQIPMSIAAFDEVVEQVAWKTKPSWYAVSSEDKIVSPQLQFWMAERMGAHTISVPSGHASILSYPDKIAALIDTAARLSD, from the coding sequence ATGAAAAGGATGTTGTTTTTTATTTCTAAACTATCAATTATATTGACTGCATTGATTGCGTCACAAAGTCTTTGGGCAAAGAAAATTGATCATGTGGTTTTGGTACATGGTGCTTTCGTGGATGCATCCAGCTGGAATTCTGTGATGTCTATTCTGCTGGATAAAGGCTATCAAGTCACAGCCGTACAAAATCCCCTGACGTCTTTAAAAGATGATGTCGAGGCCATTCGACGGGTTTTAGACCGCCAGACTGCAGACACAATACTGGTCGGTTATTCCTGGGCTGGTGTGCCAGTGACTGAGGTTGGGAACCATGACAAGGTCAAAGGACTGGTTTATGTGGCAGCAATGGCGCCGGATAAAGGTGAATCCATTCATACATTGCAGCAAATCAAAGCAGAACAAGCCACCATGCCTGGTCTGCAAAGTGTGATTGATGATGGGTATGGCAACTATCTGATTGATCCTGCCGGATACCACTTTGCCTTAGCTCATGATGCAGATCCGGCAAAAACCCGGCTGATGGCGGCGTCGCAGATCCCGATGTCTATTGCGGCGTTTGATGAAGTCGTGGAGCAGGTCGCCTGGAAGACAAAACCTTCCTGGTATGCGGTGTCCTCAGAAGACAAAATCGTGTCACCGCAACTGCAGTTCTGGATGGCAGAGCGGATGGGTGCTCATACCATTTCCGTACCATCCGGACATGCATCGATTTTGTCATACCCGGATAAAATTGCCGCTCTGATTGATACGGCTGCCCGACTGTCTGATTAA
- a CDS encoding GGDEF domain-containing protein codes for MSELKLRLDQAQLSYRDVSLKSRREIVILKRLIARMSVACKGLDSELDKRLDILRTDLEQNKDISKIVPHLAQVERLLLRQTSTHSTMERLSELIRQSSESLKRIPALPVQLKRDIHDLLSQAPDSLHHSHQQITQLFGLYDRALKLLTVPVSIERESRSKDDDLQQKLCNELQQIITELDAEGESGEQLLAIRHQLLAGVAPISLVELCLEVLRLALDSFIHERRHSQKFLDVISGDLAALEQTTRQTADQGQALHKHRSELTAELGQLSDRFHQALSQYTNLESWRGAAHALDTSLKQLVERQRSLENREQALLEQLHYHQNRAEHLYQQTQNQHRQIEDLQRRIFLDPLTRVYNRAAFHDRLEHEYRRWIRYQHPLCLAVINLDHFGDLNDTYGFQAGDKVLKIIARTLHQHLRDTDFIARVGNDEFMLILPDITEEERHRRLSGIREAILQLPFRFRDKNVTVSASLGATLFDDTDTPAKVIERGQKALASAKHAGRNHLIWIA; via the coding sequence GTGAGTGAATTGAAGCTGCGTTTGGATCAGGCTCAATTGTCCTACCGCGATGTGTCATTAAAATCGCGTCGTGAGATCGTTATTTTAAAACGCCTGATTGCTCGTATGTCCGTGGCCTGCAAAGGCCTGGACAGCGAGCTGGACAAACGGCTGGATATCCTGCGTACCGATCTCGAGCAAAACAAAGATATCAGCAAAATTGTGCCGCATCTGGCTCAGGTCGAACGGTTGTTGCTCCGGCAAACCTCCACCCATTCGACCATGGAACGCCTCTCTGAACTGATCCGGCAAAGTTCTGAAAGCCTGAAACGTATCCCTGCCCTGCCCGTTCAGCTCAAACGCGACATTCATGATCTGCTGTCTCAGGCACCGGATTCTCTTCACCACAGCCACCAGCAAATCACCCAGCTATTCGGACTGTATGACAGGGCACTGAAACTCCTGACCGTCCCGGTCAGCATCGAACGGGAATCCAGGTCAAAAGACGACGATTTACAGCAAAAGCTGTGCAACGAGCTGCAGCAGATTATCACAGAGCTTGATGCTGAGGGAGAATCCGGCGAACAGTTATTGGCGATACGGCACCAGTTACTCGCCGGTGTCGCGCCTATTTCACTGGTCGAGCTTTGCCTGGAAGTGCTGCGTCTGGCGCTGGACAGCTTTATTCACGAACGTCGCCATTCACAGAAATTTCTGGATGTCATCAGCGGTGATCTGGCTGCCCTGGAACAAACAACGCGTCAGACCGCCGATCAGGGACAAGCCCTGCACAAACACCGTTCTGAACTGACTGCCGAGCTGGGGCAACTGTCCGATCGCTTCCACCAGGCGCTGTCTCAGTACACGAACCTGGAAAGCTGGCGCGGCGCCGCACATGCGCTGGATACTTCACTCAAACAACTGGTCGAGCGCCAGCGCTCGCTGGAAAACCGTGAACAGGCGCTGCTGGAGCAACTGCACTATCACCAGAATCGTGCCGAACACCTGTATCAGCAAACACAGAATCAGCATCGTCAGATTGAAGATCTGCAACGCCGGATTTTCCTTGACCCACTGACCCGCGTTTACAACCGGGCAGCCTTTCATGACCGGCTCGAACACGAATACCGCCGCTGGATCCGCTATCAGCATCCGCTGTGTCTGGCGGTTATCAATCTCGATCATTTCGGGGATCTCAATGACACCTATGGTTTTCAGGCTGGCGACAAAGTGCTGAAAATCATTGCCCGTACCCTGCATCAACACCTCAGGGATACCGACTTTATCGCCCGAGTCGGCAATGATGAGTTCATGCTGATCCTGCCAGATATCACAGAAGAGGAACGTCATCGCCGGCTGTCCGGTATCCGTGAAGCGATTTTGCAACTTCCCTTCCGGTTCAGAGACAAGAACGTCACCGTTTCTGCCTCTCTCGGCGCGACGCTGTTTGATGATACCGACACGCCAGCCAAAGTCATCGAGCGGGGACAAAAAGCCCTGGCCAGCGCCAAACACGCCGGGCGCAACCACCTGATCTGGATCGCTTAA
- the ppnN gene encoding nucleotide 5'-monophosphate nucleosidase PpnN — protein sequence MITHISPVGAMTLLSQLEVDSLKATAASDLYRLYRNCSLAVLNSGSNSDDSNALLELNKSFDINVLRRERGIKLELKDPPEHAFVDGKIIRGIQEHLFAVLRDIIYVNVHVNQRNDLNLTSAPHITNFIFSILRNAQTVRSREDPNIVVCWGGHSINPEEYQYTRDVGHQLGLREMNICTGCGPGAMEGPMKGAAIGHAQQRYGKSRFIGLTEPSIIAAEPPNPIVNELVIMPDIEKRLEAFVRVGHGIIIFPGGAGTAEELLYIIGILMHPENQDQPLPVVLTGPKSSEPYFRTLDSFVRDTLGEEATKHYQIVIDDPAKVARIMKAAMPQTKEYRQETGDAYCYNWSLKIPPEFQLPFEPTHEAMGSLDLHFNQRPEQLAANLRRAFSGIVAGNVKEEGIKEIERKGPFLINGDPSLMKRMDKLLKNFVAQRRMKLPGSEYIPCYRILTHPDMVK from the coding sequence ATGATTACACATATCAGTCCGGTTGGCGCCATGACGCTGCTGTCGCAGCTCGAAGTGGACAGTCTGAAAGCCACAGCGGCCAGCGACCTGTATCGCCTTTACCGCAACTGCTCACTGGCTGTTCTCAACTCAGGCAGTAACAGTGACGATTCCAACGCACTGCTGGAACTCAATAAATCATTTGATATCAATGTTCTCAGAAGAGAGCGTGGGATAAAACTCGAACTCAAAGATCCACCTGAACACGCCTTTGTCGACGGTAAAATTATTCGCGGTATCCAGGAACACCTGTTTGCCGTGCTAAGGGACATTATTTACGTCAACGTACATGTCAACCAGCGCAACGATTTAAACCTGACCAGTGCACCGCACATCACCAATTTCATCTTCAGTATTCTGCGAAATGCCCAGACCGTCCGCTCACGGGAAGATCCCAATATCGTGGTCTGTTGGGGAGGCCACTCCATTAACCCGGAAGAGTATCAGTACACCCGGGATGTCGGCCACCAGCTAGGGCTTCGTGAGATGAATATCTGTACCGGTTGCGGACCCGGTGCCATGGAAGGGCCAATGAAAGGCGCGGCCATCGGCCATGCTCAGCAAAGATACGGTAAAAGCCGCTTTATTGGCCTGACCGAACCTTCCATCATTGCCGCCGAGCCGCCAAACCCTATCGTCAATGAACTGGTGATCATGCCAGATATTGAGAAACGCCTGGAAGCCTTTGTCCGTGTCGGCCACGGTATCATTATTTTCCCCGGGGGAGCCGGCACCGCAGAGGAACTGCTCTACATCATCGGGATTCTGATGCACCCGGAAAATCAGGATCAACCTTTACCTGTGGTGCTCACCGGTCCGAAAAGCAGTGAGCCGTATTTCCGCACCCTGGACAGCTTCGTCCGCGATACCTTAGGTGAAGAAGCAACCAAGCATTATCAGATTGTCATTGATGATCCGGCAAAAGTGGCCCGCATCATGAAAGCAGCCATGCCGCAAACCAAGGAGTACCGCCAGGAAACCGGAGATGCGTACTGTTACAACTGGTCGTTGAAAATCCCGCCGGAATTTCAGTTGCCCTTTGAACCCACTCATGAGGCCATGGGCAGTCTGGATTTGCATTTCAATCAGCGGCCGGAACAACTTGCCGCAAATTTACGCCGCGCTTTTTCCGGCATTGTCGCCGGTAATGTCAAAGAAGAGGGGATCAAGGAAATTGAGCGCAAAGGCCCGTTTCTGATCAACGGGGATCCGTCTTTGATGAAACGCATGGATAAGCTGCTTAAAAACTTCGTCGCGCAGCGGCGCATGAAACTGCCCGGCAGCGAGTATATTCCCTGCTACCGGATCCTCACCCACCCCGATATGGTGAAATAA
- a CDS encoding LysR family transcriptional regulator, giving the protein MDKLTSMNTFVKVVEQGSFAAAANELALSSTMVGNHIRYLEELLSTKLIYRTTRKQSLTEAGRIYYGRCIELLSQITDAEIEIKEFHDMPRGLLRVSAPITFGNVCLASEIHEYMAQVPEVELQLILSDYCVDLVNDNYDVAIRIGELPESGMVARPLRPYRLVTCASPDYLEKHGTPKTPADLALHNCLSFSYHHILRQWTFHQNGQDYPVKLNGNLSINNGQGLKATALSGVGIIIQPEILLHQELKSGKLVEILHDFAIPCRPMNLIYLPDRNMPPKLRSFIDFIVNKWGY; this is encoded by the coding sequence ATGGACAAACTCACCAGCATGAATACGTTTGTAAAAGTGGTTGAGCAGGGAAGCTTTGCTGCGGCAGCAAATGAACTGGCTTTATCTTCAACGATGGTCGGAAATCATATTCGCTATCTTGAGGAGTTATTATCGACAAAGCTGATTTACAGAACGACAAGAAAACAGAGCCTGACTGAAGCCGGAAGGATTTATTATGGTCGTTGTATTGAACTGTTAAGTCAGATTACTGATGCAGAAATTGAAATTAAGGAATTTCATGATATGCCGAGAGGCTTGCTGCGTGTGAGTGCTCCGATCACTTTCGGTAATGTTTGCCTTGCATCAGAAATACATGAATATATGGCTCAGGTACCTGAGGTAGAACTGCAATTAATTTTGAGTGATTACTGTGTCGATCTGGTGAATGATAACTATGATGTTGCGATTCGGATCGGCGAGTTGCCGGAGTCGGGTATGGTTGCACGCCCGCTCAGGCCTTATCGCTTGGTCACCTGTGCATCCCCTGATTACCTTGAAAAACACGGTACGCCGAAAACCCCTGCTGATCTGGCTCTGCATAATTGCCTGTCTTTTAGTTATCACCACATTTTACGGCAATGGACATTTCATCAAAATGGTCAGGATTATCCGGTAAAGCTGAATGGTAATCTCAGTATTAATAATGGGCAGGGATTAAAAGCAACCGCTCTCAGTGGCGTTGGTATTATCATTCAGCCGGAGATATTGCTGCATCAGGAACTGAAAAGTGGGAAATTGGTTGAAATTCTCCATGATTTTGCAATTCCGTGTCGGCCAATGAATTTAATCTACTTACCAGACCGGAATATGCCGCCTAAGTTAAGGAGCTTTATTGACTTCATTGTAAATAAATGGGGGTATTAA
- a CDS encoding DUF423 domain-containing protein — MQSRSMIIFAAISGAIGVGFGAFAAHGLKGHLSPYLLDVFQTGVDYQLWHSLALFGCGIWARNFSAKALSYAALLFAVGICLFSGSLYLLALTGMKWLGPVTPLGGLCFILAWLSLAVAAWRSA, encoded by the coding sequence ATGCAGAGCCGGAGCATGATTATTTTTGCCGCGATCAGCGGTGCCATTGGGGTCGGTTTCGGGGCCTTTGCCGCCCACGGGCTGAAAGGGCATCTCAGCCCGTATTTGCTGGATGTGTTTCAAACCGGTGTGGATTACCAGCTCTGGCACAGTCTGGCTTTATTTGGCTGTGGTATTTGGGCACGCAATTTTTCTGCAAAAGCGCTATCATACGCGGCCCTGTTATTTGCTGTGGGGATCTGTCTGTTCAGTGGCAGCCTTTATCTGCTGGCATTGACGGGGATGAAGTGGCTTGGTCCCGTAACACCACTGGGGGGACTGTGTTTTATTCTAGCCTGGTTGTCACTTGCTGTGGCAGCCTGGCGTTCTGCGTGA
- the queF gene encoding NADPH-dependent 7-cyano-7-deazaguanine reductase QueF (Catalyzes the NADPH-dependent reduction of 7-cyano-7-deazaguanine (preQ0) to 7-aminomethyl-7-deazaguanine (preQ1) in queuosine biosynthesis), whose amino-acid sequence MSKYKDAKELAGLTLGQKSEYKDQYDPTLLQAVPRKLNRDDLSLSDDLPFTGYDIWTLYELSWLNSKGLPQVAIGEVRLPASSPNLIESKSFKLFLNSLNNTRFGSWQEVADILQKDLSACAGMDVDVTIQPLSDFTDQPIVDFAGECIDDQDIEITSFDFDPDLLNNAASGEVVEEVLHSHLLKSNCLITSQPDWGSVRIAYKGKRIDREKLLRYLVSFRNHNEFHEQCVERIFTDLMRLCQPERLTVYARYTRRGGLDINPYRTNQGKTPSNNDRMARQ is encoded by the coding sequence ATGAGCAAATACAAAGACGCGAAAGAACTAGCCGGTTTAACTCTTGGCCAAAAAAGCGAATACAAAGATCAATACGATCCCACTCTGCTGCAGGCCGTGCCGCGTAAGCTAAATCGTGATGATCTGTCGCTAAGCGACGACCTGCCATTCACCGGGTATGACATCTGGACACTGTACGAGCTATCCTGGCTCAACAGCAAAGGACTGCCGCAGGTGGCTATCGGTGAAGTACGCCTGCCCGCCAGCAGCCCTAACCTGATTGAATCCAAGTCTTTCAAACTCTTCCTGAACAGCCTGAACAATACCCGTTTCGGCAGCTGGCAGGAAGTGGCAGATATTCTGCAGAAAGATTTATCAGCCTGCGCCGGGATGGACGTGGACGTGACTATCCAGCCGCTGAGTGATTTTACCGATCAGCCTATCGTGGATTTTGCCGGTGAATGTATCGATGATCAGGATATTGAGATTACCAGTTTCGACTTTGATCCTGATCTGCTCAACAATGCCGCCAGTGGCGAGGTGGTTGAGGAAGTGCTGCACAGCCACCTGTTGAAATCGAATTGCCTGATCACCAGCCAGCCAGACTGGGGCAGCGTGCGGATTGCCTATAAAGGCAAGCGGATCGATCGTGAAAAGCTGCTGCGCTACCTGGTCTCTTTCCGCAATCACAATGAATTTCACGAACAATGTGTCGAGCGCATCTTCACAGATCTCATGCGTTTGTGTCAGCCGGAGCGACTGACTGTTTACGCCCGTTACACCCGCCGTGGCGGTCTGGATATTAACCCTTACCGTACCAATCAGGGCAAGACGCCAAGCAATAACGATCGCATGGCACGTCAGTAA
- the xni gene encoding flap endonuclease Xni translates to MSIHLVIIDALNLIRRVHAAQPGEPDIANTSKVCCQALGKIIAISQPTHIVAVFDHHGDDRGWRAELLPNYKEGRKPMPPELQAGMEQIQDDFMTLGVDSLLSDGDEADDLIATLALKVADHGGQVTIVSTDKGYCQLLRPTVMIRDYFQQRWLDSPFIAKEFGVRPEQLPDYWGLAGISSSKIPGVPGIGPKAACELLQQYPDLDSILSADNLPEKWRKKIEANKDSARASKAVARLKTDLELGFNLQDIRFQTAG, encoded by the coding sequence ATGTCCATACACTTAGTCATCATTGATGCTCTCAACCTGATCCGCCGTGTCCATGCCGCCCAGCCGGGCGAGCCCGATATCGCCAACACCAGTAAAGTGTGCTGTCAGGCACTGGGTAAAATTATTGCCATCAGCCAGCCAACCCATATCGTGGCGGTGTTTGACCATCATGGTGATGACAGAGGCTGGCGGGCTGAGCTGTTGCCCAATTACAAAGAAGGGCGCAAACCGATGCCGCCGGAACTGCAGGCTGGGATGGAGCAGATCCAGGACGACTTCATGACACTGGGTGTCGACTCCCTGCTGTCTGATGGGGATGAAGCTGATGATCTGATTGCCACCCTGGCGCTCAAAGTGGCCGATCATGGCGGCCAGGTCACGATCGTATCGACCGACAAAGGCTACTGTCAGCTTCTGCGCCCGACTGTAATGATCCGCGATTACTTTCAGCAGCGCTGGCTGGACAGCCCCTTCATCGCAAAAGAATTCGGGGTTCGTCCCGAGCAACTGCCCGATTACTGGGGACTGGCGGGGATCAGCTCAAGCAAAATTCCGGGCGTACCGGGAATCGGCCCCAAGGCGGCGTGTGAATTGTTGCAGCAGTACCCGGATCTCGACAGTATTTTGTCCGCCGACAATCTCCCGGAGAAATGGCGCAAGAAAATTGAAGCCAACAAAGACAGCGCCAGAGCCAGTAAAGCGGTAGCCAGGCTGAAAACCGATTTAGAGCTTGGCTTTAATTTGCAGGATATCCGATTTCAGACGGCGGGCTGA
- a CDS encoding lipopolysaccharide assembly protein LapB, with protein MNCRYWLFSILLLFLTALPAQAKIYATPILADADLLLETSPEKALEITERYLNQRRLSVPADNSRVHVNEETDHSVRTPLSTINALQIKARAQSLLNAQSDAIHTINQAEALAVENAFSYTLLETQLIHAEILWHGMGDASSAAARLDKIDQVIAGDEKLQRSDQIKILQYQLLMLRADMESTLGDERVAEKMYIRAKRDLSELDAPKEEINFLLNHGRHYLRHQHYDLALDRLLSGYWLAQETDDHGKMAIANLELATLYDERKVFDKALEHATQAGEFFEHFNRTIPLARTLALIASIYEQQGRYNLALVHYFNALDQENQLRLPTRSAKLRLSIARVYLKLYNYPKTEQYLHHARQLAQESDDEITQLQTQLLQGQLELAEEKTEQAISTIQAALLAASRLPKAQPALQMQGETSLSAAFEKQKDYYNALLSQRRYEQLYASLQENQVKSNAEVFRQQQRMMARALQLEELERQQFSQEKALYQQKNMTTVLLFGLLLALLVLWYRHRAARRWRERLTLLRDEFYTHPRSGLRNLRMLNARLSSSLQQSSAHFEQWHLGEIINEPLSDRLRFALFEVPLLKHVYLEHGYQQGLELERQFGDYLKAQICEPARLYHFSDAMFLYIEPNSRLESAPQQLADSIRQLVDSFMNERQLDSRVRIGMAEYPFLPRACTAINDQELLDILLMATHAARQISKTETGSQWVHLSAIEAAPAASFAGENIRRACILAMDKGLVRVQTSSHQEYDWHRHL; from the coding sequence ATGAACTGTCGTTACTGGCTCTTCAGCATCCTGCTTTTGTTTCTCACAGCCCTGCCGGCTCAGGCGAAAATTTATGCCACTCCGATTCTGGCCGATGCGGATCTCCTGCTGGAAACCAGCCCGGAAAAAGCACTGGAGATCACCGAACGCTATCTGAACCAACGCCGGCTCAGTGTGCCTGCCGACAACTCACGCGTTCATGTCAATGAAGAAACTGACCACTCTGTCCGCACGCCGCTGAGCACCATCAATGCCCTGCAAATCAAAGCCAGAGCACAGTCTTTGCTCAATGCGCAAAGCGATGCCATTCACACCATCAACCAAGCTGAAGCACTGGCGGTTGAAAATGCCTTCAGCTATACCTTGCTCGAAACCCAGCTCATTCATGCAGAAATCCTGTGGCACGGGATGGGCGATGCCTCCTCCGCGGCAGCCCGGCTGGATAAAATCGATCAGGTGATTGCCGGTGATGAGAAACTGCAACGCAGCGATCAAATCAAAATACTCCAGTACCAGTTACTGATGCTGCGCGCCGATATGGAATCCACTCTGGGCGATGAAAGAGTGGCAGAAAAAATGTATATCCGCGCCAAGCGTGATCTGTCTGAGCTTGACGCCCCCAAAGAAGAAATCAACTTCCTGCTCAATCACGGAAGGCATTATTTACGGCACCAGCACTATGATCTGGCCCTGGATCGCTTGCTGAGCGGCTACTGGCTGGCCCAGGAAACAGACGATCACGGCAAAATGGCGATCGCCAATCTGGAATTGGCGACACTCTACGATGAACGTAAAGTGTTTGACAAAGCCCTGGAGCACGCAACACAGGCCGGAGAGTTTTTCGAACATTTCAATCGCACCATTCCGCTGGCCCGCACCCTGGCGCTGATAGCGAGTATTTACGAACAGCAGGGCCGCTACAACCTTGCGCTGGTGCATTATTTCAATGCCTTAGATCAGGAAAATCAGCTCCGCTTGCCCACTCGCTCTGCCAAGCTGCGCCTGAGTATCGCCCGCGTCTATCTCAAACTCTATAACTACCCGAAAACCGAACAATACCTGCACCATGCCCGTCAGCTGGCGCAGGAAAGCGACGATGAGATCACCCAGCTCCAGACGCAGCTGCTTCAGGGGCAACTGGAGCTGGCAGAAGAAAAAACAGAGCAGGCAATTTCGACCATTCAGGCAGCCCTGCTGGCGGCCAGCCGTTTGCCCAAGGCCCAGCCGGCTTTACAAATGCAGGGAGAAACCAGCCTGTCAGCTGCATTTGAGAAGCAGAAAGACTACTACAACGCCCTGCTGAGCCAGCGTCGTTACGAGCAGCTGTATGCCTCTTTGCAGGAAAATCAGGTCAAAAGTAATGCCGAAGTGTTCCGCCAGCAACAGCGGATGATGGCACGGGCACTGCAGCTGGAAGAGCTGGAACGCCAGCAATTCTCGCAAGAAAAAGCCCTGTATCAGCAAAAAAACATGACCACAGTGCTGCTGTTCGGCTTGCTGCTGGCCCTGCTGGTGCTCTGGTACCGCCACAGAGCTGCACGCCGCTGGCGAGAACGACTGACACTGCTGCGGGATGAATTCTACACCCACCCCCGCAGCGGTCTGCGCAATCTGAGAATGCTCAATGCCAGACTCTCCAGCTCACTGCAACAGAGCAGCGCGCATTTCGAACAGTGGCACCTGGGAGAAATTATCAACGAACCCCTGAGTGATCGGTTGCGTTTTGCGCTGTTTGAAGTCCCGCTCCTCAAACATGTCTATCTGGAACATGGTTATCAGCAGGGGCTGGAACTGGAACGCCAGTTTGGTGATTACCTCAAGGCCCAGATTTGCGAACCGGCCCGTTTGTACCATTTTTCTGATGCCATGTTCTTGTACATCGAGCCGAACTCGCGCCTGGAAAGCGCCCCTCAGCAACTGGCTGACTCCATCAGACAACTGGTGGACAGCTTCATGAATGAAAGGCAGCTCGACAGCCGGGTACGCATCGGGATGGCCGAGTATCCATTCCTGCCACGAGCCTGCACCGCCATTAATGATCAGGAGCTACTCGACATTTTGCTGATGGCCACCCATGCTGCCCGCCAGATCAGCAAAACCGAAACGGGCAGCCAGTGGGTTCACCTGAGTGCCATCGAAGCGGCCCCGGCCGCCAGCTTTGCCGGCGAGAATATCCGCCGGGCATGCATACTGGCAATGGATAAAGGTTTGGTCCGAGTCCAGACCTCATCCCATCAGGAATATGACTGGCACCGGCATCTGTGA